One genomic window of Musa acuminata AAA Group cultivar baxijiao unplaced genomic scaffold, Cavendish_Baxijiao_AAA HiC_scaffold_61, whole genome shotgun sequence includes the following:
- the LOC135654356 gene encoding uncharacterized protein LOC135654356, which produces MSLSLISSMAGPAGVFAARHQDSFPSIPSSPARTSRGAAHVARARKGLSSRSRRLEKRDKKGGATTVNDEAPPAEVGGGGMLPMESPGGGGIEGFEYSTTPMPVLQGEDKDFWEGPQWNALGFFVQYQWAFGIVFALIACGIAVATYNEGATDFRQTPVYKESIQSRELLEEPEASNTDVFEANPTEVAPSLE; this is translated from the exons ATGTCTCTCTCCTTGATCTCGAGCATGGCCGGGCCCGCCGGTGTGTTCGCCGCCCGGCACCAGGACTCCTTCCCCTCCATCCCCTCCTCCCCCGCTCGCACCAGTCGCGGTGCCGCGCACGTGGCGCGTGCGAGGAAGGGCCTCTCCTCTCGCTCCCGTCGCCTCGAGAAGCGGGACAAGAAGGGTGGCGCCACCACGGTGAACGACGAGGCGCCGCCGGCGGAGGTTGGTGGAGGGGGGATGCTCCCCATGGAGAGCCCAGGAGGAGGGGGGATCGAGGGGTTCGAGTACTCGACGACGCCGATGCCGGTGCTACAGGGCGAGGATAAGGATTTCTGGGAGGGCCCCCAGTGGAACGCCCTCGGCTTCTTCGTCCAGTACCAGTGGGCCTTCGGCATCGTCTTTGCC CTGATTGCTTGTGGGATTGCTGTTGCTACATATAATGAAGGCGCAACCGATTTTAGGCAAACACCTGTCTACAAGGAGTCTATTCAGTCCCGCGAGCTATTAGAAGAACCAGAGGCATCAAACACTGATGTGTTTGAGGCAAATCCAACTGAGGTAGCACCGAGCCTGGAATAG
- the LOC135654361 gene encoding DNA repair RAD52-like protein 2, chloroplastic, with protein MHENKGIAISPFRLPSTSEVAHPAPVSVWRMETSYFSSLSVFPAAAAAAAGKNVRPLCMARPGRRGFAAGAGSSNGGKSGGGCAGVPNSNYVVPLDKATSSLARPLNEILRDLNKRVPDKIIDTADNTIPWYHTNRMLSFYAPGWCGEVRDVRFSNYGTVTVVYRVTVRGSDGEAHRESTGTVSVNDGQLDDPVAAAEELAFCRACARFGFGLHLYHED; from the exons ATGCACGAAAATAAAGGCATCGCCATCTCCCCTTTCCGCCTCCCGTCGACGTCTGAAGTCGCCCATCCTGCTCCAGTGTCGGTGTGGCGTATGGAGACCTCCTACTTCTCGTCCCTTTCGGTCtttcccgccgccgccgccgccgccgccggaaaGAATGTGCGCCCACTCTGCATGGCTCGGCCGGGGCGTCGGGGCTTTGCGGCCGGAGCAGGATCGAGCAACGGGGGGAAGAGCGGCGGAGGATGCGCCGGGGTGCCCAACTCCAACTACGTGGTGCCGCTCGATAAAGCGACCTCGTCGCTCGCCCGTCCCCTGAACGAGATCCTCAGGGACCTCAACAAGAGAGTGCCCGACAAGATCATCGACACCGCTGACAACACCATCCCTTG GTACCACACCAATAGAATGCTGAGCTTTTATGCCCCAG GCTGGTGTGGAGAAGTACGCGATGTTAGATTCTCAAATTATGGTACTGTGACCGTGGTGTATCGAGTCACCGTTAGAGGATCAGATGGAGAG GCTCACCGTGAGTCCACCGGAACAGTGTCCGTGAACGACGGCCAGCTTGACGACCCAGTTGCAGCAGCTGAAGAATTGGCCTTCTGCAGAGCCTGCGCAAGATTTGGTTTTGGCTTGCATCTGTACCATGAGGACTGA